A genomic segment from Callithrix jacchus isolate 240 chromosome 8, calJac240_pri, whole genome shotgun sequence encodes:
- the SRSF5 gene encoding serine/arginine-rich splicing factor 5 isoform X2 encodes MSGCRVFIGRLNPAAREKDVERFFKGYGRIRDIDLKRGFGFVEFEDPRDADDAVYELDGKELCSERVTIEHARARSRGGRGRGRYSDRFSSRRPRNDRRNAPPVRTENRLIVENLSSRVSWQDLKDFMRQAGEVTFADAHRPKLNEGVVEFASYGDLKNAIEKLSGKEINGRKIKLIEGSKRHRSRSRSRSRTRSSSRSRSRSRSRSRKSYSRSRSRSRSRSRSKSRSVSRSPVPEKSQKRGSSSRSKSPASVDRQRSRSRSRSRSVDSGN; translated from the exons ATGAGTGGCTGTCGAGTATTCATCGGGAGGCTAAATCCAGCGGCCAGGGAGAAGGACGTGGAAAGATTCTTCAAGGGATATGGACGGATAAGAGATATTGATCTGAAAAGAGGCTTTGGTTTTGTG GAATTTGAGGATCCGAGGGATGCAGATGATGCTGTGTATGAGCTTGATGGAAAAGAACTCTGTAGTGAAAG GGTTACTATTGAACATGCTAGGGCTCGGTCACGAGGTGGAAGAGGTAGAGGACGATACTCTGACCGTTTTAGTAGTCGCAGACCTCGAAATGATAGACG AAATGCTCCACctgtaagaacagaaaatcggCTTATAGTTGAGAATTTATCCTCAAGAGTCAGCTGGCAG GATCTCAAAGATTTCATGAGACAAGCTGGGGAAGTAACGTTTGCGGATGCACATCGACCTAAATTAAATGAAGG ggTGGTTGAGTTTGCCTCTTATGGTGATTTAAAGAATGCTATTGAAAAGCTTTCTGGAAAGGaaataaatgggagaaaaataaaattaattgaagGCAGCAAAAGGCACAG GTCAAGAAGCAGGTCTCGATCTCGGACCAGAAGTTCCTCTAGGTCTCGTAGCCGATCCCGTTCCCGTAGTCGCAAATCTTACAGCCGGTCAAGAAGCAGGAGCCGGAGCCGGAGCCGGAGCAAGTCCCGTTCTGTTAGTAGGTCTCCCGTGCCTGAGAAGAGCCAGAAACGTGGTTCTTCAAGTAGATCTaagtctccagcatctgtggatCGCCAGAGGTCCCGGTCCCGATCAAGGTCCAGATCAGTTGACAGTGGCAATTAA
- the SRSF5 gene encoding serine/arginine-rich splicing factor 5 isoform X1, translating into MSGCRVFIGRLNPAAREKDVERFFKGYGRIRDIDLKRGFGFVEFEDPRDADDAVYELDGKELCSERVTIEHARARSRGGRGRGRYSDRFSSRRPRNDRRNAPPVRTENRLIVENLSSRVSWQDLKDFMRQAGEVTFADAHRPKLNEGVVEFASYGDLKNAIEKLSGKEINGRKIKLIEGSKRHSRSRSRSRSRTRSSSRSRSRSRSRSRKSYSRSRSRSRSRSRSKSRSVSRSPVPEKSQKRGSSSRSKSPASVDRQRSRSRSRSRSVDSGN; encoded by the exons ATGAGTGGCTGTCGAGTATTCATCGGGAGGCTAAATCCAGCGGCCAGGGAGAAGGACGTGGAAAGATTCTTCAAGGGATATGGACGGATAAGAGATATTGATCTGAAAAGAGGCTTTGGTTTTGTG GAATTTGAGGATCCGAGGGATGCAGATGATGCTGTGTATGAGCTTGATGGAAAAGAACTCTGTAGTGAAAG GGTTACTATTGAACATGCTAGGGCTCGGTCACGAGGTGGAAGAGGTAGAGGACGATACTCTGACCGTTTTAGTAGTCGCAGACCTCGAAATGATAGACG AAATGCTCCACctgtaagaacagaaaatcggCTTATAGTTGAGAATTTATCCTCAAGAGTCAGCTGGCAG GATCTCAAAGATTTCATGAGACAAGCTGGGGAAGTAACGTTTGCGGATGCACATCGACCTAAATTAAATGAAGG ggTGGTTGAGTTTGCCTCTTATGGTGATTTAAAGAATGCTATTGAAAAGCTTTCTGGAAAGGaaataaatgggagaaaaataaaattaattgaagGCAGCAAAAGGCACAG TAGGTCAAGAAGCAGGTCTCGATCTCGGACCAGAAGTTCCTCTAGGTCTCGTAGCCGATCCCGTTCCCGTAGTCGCAAATCTTACAGCCGGTCAAGAAGCAGGAGCCGGAGCCGGAGCCGGAGCAAGTCCCGTTCTGTTAGTAGGTCTCCCGTGCCTGAGAAGAGCCAGAAACGTGGTTCTTCAAGTAGATCTaagtctccagcatctgtggatCGCCAGAGGTCCCGGTCCCGATCAAGGTCCAGATCAGTTGACAGTGGCAATTAA